The following coding sequences lie in one Cannabis sativa cultivar Pink pepper isolate KNU-18-1 chromosome 5, ASM2916894v1, whole genome shotgun sequence genomic window:
- the LOC115715812 gene encoding uncharacterized protein LOC115715812, with protein MWAKLNQSLSGDEYDRGAGGDAFFDDEQSDGLCSLSPTQRMYGFAACLIAGLALMFLSLIVFAKPIKFALLFTIGNVSAVGSTAFLLGPVQQLGMMFDSVRVFATAIYLGCVVLALICALLIHSKILTILAIIIEILALFWYSISYIPFARRMVSELMVRLCDTEL; from the exons ATGTGGGCAAAGCTCAATCAATCCTTATCAGGTGACGAATACGATCGAGGAGCAGGAGGAGACGCCTTCTTCGACGATGAACAATCTGATGGCTTGTGTTCTCTCTCTCCCACTCAG AGAATGTACGGATTCGCGGCCTGTTTGATCGCTGGATTGGCCCTTATGTTCCTG TCGCTGATCGTCTTTGCAAAACCAATCAAGTTTGCATTGTTATTCACTATTGGCAATGTGTCTGCTGTTGGAAG CACAGCCTTCCTTCTTGGCCCTGTGCAACAATTGGGAATGATGTTTGATTCTGTCCGAGTTTTCGCAACAGCTATTTATCTTGGGTGTGTTGTTTTGGCACTCATTTGTGCTCTCCTG ATACATAGCAAGATTTTAACAATACTTGCAATCATAATTGAGATCTTAGCCCTTTTTTG GTATAGTATAAGCTATATTCCTTTTGCTCGGAGAATGGTGTCTGAACTGATGGTCCGTTTATGCGACACCGAGCTTTAG
- the LOC115717485 gene encoding pentatricopeptide repeat-containing protein At2g32630-like — protein sequence MNGIVNDENLHCPLTSMVALIDGGGEKKPKFVKKFCDMMFVVYVNNEMFEEAIGVFEYAYENGLEIEERSCFALLVALKKSHKVELCLAFFDRMVKKGVEITVHSLTTVINGLCKKGEFQRAKALMDELGIRGVKANVFTYNGFIDAYIERKDFEGVKEILSLMERENVNYNAVTYTLLVEWYGSCGKIEKAGQLFDEMLERGIELDIYVYTALIKWSCRLGNLKRAFSLFDALTMRGLKPNTHTYGALITGVCNAGQIEAAEILLSEMQNVVF from the coding sequence atGAATGGTATCGTCAATGATGAAAATCTCCATTGCCCATTAACGAGTATGGTGGCTTTGATTGATGGTGGGGGTGAGAAGAAGCCCAAATTTGTTAAGAAATTTTGTGATATGATGTTTGTAGTTTATGTGAATAATGAAATGTTTGAAGAGGCTATAGGGGTTTTTGAATATGCTTATGAGAATGGGTTGGAGATTGAGGAAAGGTCTTGCTTTGCTCTTTTGGTTGCTTTAAAGAAATCTCATAAGGTGGAGTTGTGTTTAGCCTTCTTTGATCGGATGGTTAAGAAAGGAGTTGAAATTACAGTTCATTCTTTGACTACTGTGATTAATGGGTTGTGTAAGAAAGGTGAGTTTCAAAGGGCAAAGGCTTTAATGGATGAGTTGGGTATTAGAGGGGTTAAGGCTAATGTTTTCACTTACAATGgttttatagatgcatatattgAAAGAAAGGACTTTGAGGGTGTTAAGGAGATATTGAGCTTGATGGAAAGGGAGAATGTGAATTATAATGCTGTGACTTATACACTTTTGGTAGAGTGGTATGGTAGCTGTGGGAAGATTGAAAAAGCAGGGCAACTGTTTGATGAAATGCTTGAGAGAGGGATAGAGCTAGATATTTATGTTTACACTGCACTAATCAAATGGAGTTGTAGACTAGGAAATTTGAAAAGGGCATTCTCATTGTTTGATGCATTAACTATGAGAGGCCTTAAACCGAACACTCACACTTATGGAGCTCTAATTACTGGTGTGTGTAACGCAGGGCAGATTGAGGCAGCAGAGATTTTGCTAAGTGAGATGCAAAATGTTGTTTTTTAA